The segment TGGTCTCTGCAGAGTGTTCTGACTCGAGCAGGTGCCTGTTGGCCCTTCCTATGTGTCATGTGTTTAGAGTACCTCTGGAAGTACTGTGAGTATCAGGCACAGCAGAGTTACACAGTTCTGAGCAGCACTGAGGAGATGAAATGCGAACCTTTTAACGTCTAGCACATACTACATCTAGTGCTCTTGTCTGGAATAAGGCAAAGGGGCTACGTCCATTTGTTCCGTGCACCGCAGTAAGTTGCTGCTTGAAATTTGGATTGGTATTCCTGTGATAGCAAGGGTGTGGGGTCTAAGTCATATGTAGCTGAAAGCTACCAAGTACGTTTAGATGTAAATATGACTTGTTTTTAATTGATCTAATAAAAGATTTTAAGCAGACGGGCAACTTTGGGGTTGTCCTGTTTACTTCTGTCTTTTGTCTTAGTTATTACAGCTTCTGGACGCTTTAGAGCCTACTTGTTCTGTGATTCCTGCCAACTTAAAAGCAGTTTATTTCGCATTGCTGACTTAGCTGCAATATCaatattcattctttttttttttatttgaacttAATAGACTTCTTTTTTCCAATATTGGAAAAATGCTTCTTGTGAATTTATTTGAAAGTTTTCATCTTGTTTCCTTCTAAAactgcaaataatttttataCAAATTTGGAAAAAGCTTTGACCAgtagggaagagagaaaaaaatatgcaaccAGTTGTGTTACTTTGCCACTTTCAGGagtttatattttcataataTATTGCTGtactatatatgtattttaaaactcaACAATTGGATTTTACATCTCTTTTTAACATCTTTGCTACCTATTCTTACTGTGATGTCTTTGGAGCATTGCATTTTCCTAAGGGCAACTTCTCATGAATAGCTTTCCTACTCTGCAGGCCAGCACAGTGGCCAGaatttttcagtgctgctgttaGTGCAGtctaaatataaaatgtacatataaaaatatgaaaactggAGAGGTTAAATGCTTATAGGATTCCTgtgctttcaaaagaaaagatagAGTGGTAGTAGTGAAAAAGGGCTATCAAACTCTTAGGTGCCATGGAGGTGATGAATTACTTTAAGGCAATTACTTACCTCTGTTGATTGTTGTACTATAATTGGGGTATATAATTTTTCAAGTGGaaagttaaaaacaagaaaggatgCCATTTTTTGCACAGTATATGGCTGATTATGGAACTCATGGGTTATTGTTGGTTACATATGTTTTTATAGGTTTATAAAGCAATTAGACATCTTTAATTAGGGGAGACCCATTAGGAGTTGAGTTTCTGCTGCCTTCTGTTCTGCCTGTATTACCTTAAATTCTTTGTGAATCCCAGAAATTAGAGTATTTTATCAAAGCATATATAGAAGACtttattccttccttcttttctgtatCTTCTTCCTTAGGATTCATTTGATTCCTGCCTTCATTGATTCAGAACAAGCAGACTGGATGTTTGAACAACTCCTCCAAGACATACCCTGGGGTCAGAGAACTCACATCAGACAGGGTAAGGGTGTGTAGACTAACTTTTCAGGTCATTTCCGTGCTAAAATGCACACAGTGCACATCATgtcattgtttttcattttacacaTTGCCACTCCTTCACATACTTCCTCCCAGGTTTTCCTTGCATAACTGAAAATTACTGCTTATCTTTCAAATCTGTGTCACCGTGTTCCAATTCACAATTATTTCAGCTCTTTCCAAGTTCAAGAGAGATGAAAATTGCCTCTCTGTCTTATAAGTTTTAAAGGATTTCCCTTCTGTGGCATCTTCAGTTCTTTTTCCTGCAGTCTTTTTGAATAAGTCTGTGCTCCATCCCTTTATACCATTTCCCAGTGATGCTgtaaaaactattttctttgaGGTTTCTGTTACCAGGAGTATTTTTGCCACTCTCTCTTCGAATTCCAGCAAAGCACACttcttttcccttatttttgCTTCTTGGTTGCAGTACGAAGTAAGTGAAGAGTCTGCTATTCTGGATTTGTTCACTAAGGGGCCACCTGTTCCAGCTAAATTTCTCTTTTTAGGCATGAACGGATATAACAAAATAGGTTGGAGTAGTTACCGGTCAGGGCTGGAAAATTTCTTCAACATCTGTGTTTATTGGCTTGTACTGAAGGTAGTGTAAAATGGAGAGTATTACCTGTCAAACGTGAGAAATAACTACCAAGGCAGTCTTCTCAGAAGCTGAAAGTACTTGAACTTGATGTTTGTATTACGCCACAGAACACTTGCATGTTTGACAAAGTATTACTTGTTCAGCTTCGCTGCTTTCTCCTTCTGTAATGTCCCACTGATGCTGCAGTCCCTGACGCTTCATCCTTTTCAGAGGGAATACCTTGCAGTTAATGCCAGCGTATTGGAACCAGGAGAATGTAAAGCAAACTAGAattgtaaataaaatttcagtttcattttgctACCTTTAATTTATCCAGTCCTTGCCCAGTCTGAGAAAATTGATGCGGCTCCAAGATTTTGGCAAGGGAATACCTTTCTCATATAAGTAGCACAGGGTCTGCTTTTGAATAATATTCCTTTTCTTGGGTTCATTCTGTAACGTAGTTCTTTAAGGAACTGCTTTTTAACTTCAGGTGAGTGAACAGTCACTTTTTGATTGAATTTTTTGACAGAATtgtgcttttccattttcaggtTCTTTGATAAAGCAACTGAGAagtcttcctgtttttttcagaaatgtctttTGAGGAGCCAAGGCTTACCTCCTGGTATGGGGAACTTCCTTACACGTACTCCAGGATAACGATGCAGCCAAACccaaatgtatgtatatttttacagtttccttttattattGTCTACAAAGAAACCCTTTGCAGAGATTGAGAGACAAAACCTTCCTTCTATCTTCTTTTTATCTAGAACATTCCtcagaatttctttttatgaCCAGCAGCATATTCTAGTGGAAAGTGGACAACTTAGTGAAATAATCATTATGAGTGGATTGATTGAGAGGAGCATTATTCAGTGGATAAAAgtttggaaaaggaaattacAACTCCAGAGTTTAGTTCTTAGTTCACTGTGTAGCTTCGGACAAAACTCTCAATTGTTCTGTGACTTACTCTATGCATCTTTATATTGAAGTCTACACAGTTGTACTGAGTTTTTCTTGTAGAGATATAACAACATCaactactgaaatatttatgttcAGAAACACTTAGATTCAATACAGCTTAAACGTGAATTTAGGCATATTGTTGATTCCCGTGTAAATGTTACAAGATTCAGCACGTGACGTGCCTGCTCAGCCATTCCAGATTATGTCACACAATTTCCCGTGCTATTTTGGAATGGTTAGAAACCTTCCAAGTGACTTGCTGCTGATGTGTTGGTCGTGTTCAGTTACTCTTGCTGGCTTCCAGCCTGTTGTCCCATCTTTTGGCATTGCTTTGTCTGAAATTGCCATGGCAGCAGGCTGCAGTGCCCTGAAGCCTAAATGAAGTGTGACTATTGAGGGCTGGCTAGggttgaaaagaaagaaaagtgtcCCACGTCCAGAACTGCTGCTGGATGGGACACTTCCAGCAAAGCTCAGTTTGAGGGGAGTGGAAAGGTGTTATTTACCAAGATGAGCTGTAAAGATTTTGTAGTTTCAAAAATCCCGTAGTTGGTAGTTTTGTAGTGGGAAAACAGGCACTTTTTGTACTTATTTGTGGAATATTATTTTACATGGACTTTTCTAGAAGCAGAATGACTTCAGAATGACTGTTGCTGTTCAGAGGTTAGACAGAGCCTCTGTGCCCCAGGTTCACTATTTCAGTCCAGTTTGCATGAAGTTCAGTTAGCCATCGTCTGGAAACTGCCTGTAGCCAGATATAAGGGTAGACTGCACATGGGCACTCTGACATTGTATTCGGCTTTGTAGGAGGGAGTTATGCAGCCTAAAAAAAGCCATGGAGGGTATAAACAGCACAGCCCTTACCTGTGGAGTAGGTTTTATATTACAAAAACATCCTCAGTGTAAAATGACCAAATGCAATTCAGTGCACAGCTTCGTCAAAAACAGTTGCCTGCCTTGAACGTGTGATCTGCAGGAGTGATTTAGCTTTGTGCccctcattttttgtttgataaGGCTGGGTGTGATGGCAGCACTGCCAAGTATGATCCAGTGCTACTGTGCAAATAAACTTTAGTATTAGAAAAAAGTGTCTTTGTAAGCAGTGACGTAGTTGGGGATGTAGTAATGTATCACAACAAACTTACTTCCACTCCTGCAGGTTTACTGTGAAGTTTCCACTGCATTGTAAAATTCACCATATAACATTTTTACCAATAATACTTTTGTGATAGGAATTGAAGGAATCCGGTTCAATGGGTCACTAAGAAGTGCTTTCAGTCATTCTCTTTGGACTCATCTGTGATTGCATAGCATGTTGGGCACATGCTGCAGCTCTGGAGATCCTGTGTTTTGTCCTTCAGGCAACCCAAGTACAAGCTATAGCATTTTTGGGTGCTGGTACTGATTTCCCTACATATCCCATAGCTACAGGCTGTGTTCATGTATAATTAATTATTCACGTGATGCTTAGTCATTGACGGGGTGACTTATCTAGAAGAATACCAAACAGAGAAAGATGACACGGTGAAGGCTTCTGTAGTGTAGCCAATAGGTTAAAAACCCTCTAAACATGGAAGGGCAGTGGTGCAGAGTTGATTATTTGAGGTGGATACTGGGAAATAACTCATGCTCTCTGTTCCTTCTGCCAGTGTTTGCTGAGAGGTTTGGAATCAGTTCTTTGTCCTCTCTTGATCTCTGTGTTTCTGCTTATATAATGGGCAAAATATTCTGGCCGACATTGCTCTgagcctttttttctcttttcttttagcTTATGTAGTACTTAAAAGCACTCTGACAGCTGAAAGTCATGATGTAAGTTTGTAACATTGAATAGTGATTCACTGGACTGAGCTGTAATGGAATGCACAGAGCTGCCACGGGCTATGGGCGCAGCAAGATAGTTGCAACGGGAAGGGGGAAATTCGGGGCCTGTGCATTCCATTTTGAGAATCACTGAGAAGTTACACAGCTGAAGTCAAACCCCCAAGAGAAGATGAGCGGGGCTCAGCacgctgtgctgctggagctgggagcagagggccACGCTGTGGAAGCGTTGGGCCAACTGTTGGCTCTTGTTCTGGGTCACCTGCAGGGAATGGAGAGGGATTTATGTGGACACCAGCTGCAACTTTTTGGGTGTGCTGTGCCCACCAGCAGTGGTTAAGTAACTCAGGTGTTATCAGCCCCACGTGTTAAACTCCGCTAGCTTGGCCAGGAGATTAGAGCAGACAGGTATGGATTAGAGAGGTTGCAGAGTTTTTGTTCTGGTTAAGAACTGCTGGTGTTTATCTATGCTCGGTTCAAGCAGATTTTACTCTATCCACTTCCTCACCGTCCAGTTAATGGAGGTGGCTAGTGGCTGCCACTAGCAGGCAGACTGGCTTCTTATTTTTAAGAGGTGATTTAGTGTTGACCTATAGGCAACAAGCATACTTTGCAGAAAGCCTGTTCCTCAGCTTTACTAAAAATCTGATAAGAATTGTTCAGAGGCATTTGTTTGGCTTTGGGTTCGTTGCGGTGAAAGTGCagtatgttttgtttcttatccAAGAGTAGTTTTCCCCTTGTGTCCTGCTGTTATTGCCTGCTGCCCAGCTTTCATTGTATTTACCTGACTCTCTCTGTGCCAATTGCAGTGGCATCCTCTGCTGACTATGCTAAAGGAGCGCATTGAAGAGTTCTCTGGCTATGCCTTCAACTCCCTGCTCTGCAACCTGTACCGAAACGAGAAGGACAGCGTAGACTGGCACAGTGATGACGAACCATCGCTGGGAAAAAATCCCATCATTGCCTCGCTCAGCTTTGGCGCTACCCGGACCTTTGAGATGAGGAAGAAACCCTCCCCCGTGAGTGTTCTTATCGCAGTGAAAGAGTCCAAACCCATTTGTTTAGTCCTTTCCCTCTGTTTAGAGAACTTAATAACTACAAACATTTAGTTAAGTTAGTAATTAGTGGGAAACACTCGTAAAGTTCTGGGGAATAAGTGTAGGAATCAAAAAAACCTGTTACATGGAACATGACATCTTCAGGGTGGGCATGTAACCATTCCAATAATGTGCAGCAGTGTAGTGCTGCAGTGAAATTGCAACCTACTATTTTGCCCTGATAAGGTCCTTTCCCATTACTTGAAATCAGTGATGTCAGAAGGGAGCTTTCACTATCTAAACAAGCCATAGATTCGATGCTGTTTTGTTAAGCCCCAGTAATGGTGTAATTCATAGTGTATGTGTTATGCAGAGTAGTTCTGACCATTCCTGTAAGTAAAAATCCCCTAACATTGTCTGAATTTTGACTTGTGTGTGTTCAGGCTGAGAGCCAATGAAGAGCAGGAAAGAGCAGCCCATTTCTTTTACCTAAAATACCAACCTGTGGTATCATACTGCACAGACTAAACAGGGATCGTTACTTTGATAGGAGGCATGTGTGAACATCCTCTCAGGAATTAGTTTCTGATTCGGTAGAGAATActctttctaaaacaaatgCTGTGTAACAGGCATTTAAGCAACAAGTAACTTAGCACTTAGATTTTGGATTATTGAAGTAAAGGGATCACGTTCTTCTGCTGAAAGTACAAGCCTCATTGTAGGGTATCCTGCTTCAGATGTctgttctgtgtgttttctgttacATGGTGATATTCTTGCTGTGAACTCAGTGGAAAActctgaggatttttttttttttaatgtagtctGAAAAATGCAGTCTGAAAAGCACTTTGGGATCTTTGAAAAGCTGTTTGCCGTCTACTTACATTGTTAATTATTCTGAATAAACTAGTGCAGAAAGCAAAGGTGGACAGTACCAACCTATAAACTGTGCCCTGGGGTATTGAAATGTGCCCCTGAGGAGTGACAGAGGGTCACCAAGTCGTGAACAAAAAAGGTCAGGATTTGAATCAGAAAACTAAATAATTTGTGTTTTTCACCAGCTCTTTAATGTGTGAGTTTTGTTGCCTGAAGGGAGTTTAACCCTGTGGTCCCTGAGCATGAGATGACATAACCGGAGCATTGTGTCATTGGGCATAGCATGAGTAAGtgtctttgattctgtgatgataACATAATGTCAGCTGGAAAGTTCATCCCTCTGGGAAGCTGTAAAGGGTGCCCAGGTTCATTTCCAGAGTGCATGTCTTCTTTTTTGATGGATCAGAATTAAAGCCACCTAGATTTCAGTATAAAGTTTGCAATTTCCCCCTAAAAATTGAACTCAGTTCTTGAGCGAAATGTCCATTTGCTCTTTTCTCAAAAGACACCTGCTATGTGTAAAGGGGGAAATTCAGTACGTGCCACTCACGATTAGCCACTTTCTTTGATCTGTACTGTAtggtttcttcccttttcttcctgaggtgggtgattttttttaatgtatatatccCTCAAGtgctcctcatttttttttctttagtgtcTTTGACCTGATATTTCTGACTAGCTCGGTCTtgttaaatataaaatgcattccttttgCAATTGTGACATACCTGTTTCTAAAATAAGATCCCCACGTGCAGAGTGATGCTTGAACAAGTTGCTATTAACTGTGTATCATGTGCCTAAGGGAATTTGTACTTAAAATTATGTGTCACGTTACGTATTCTTTGCGCGTTCCAAAAGCCTGCAATTTTCTGAGAGCATCCTATGACACTAGGTGCTTTGCCAAGTGGGAGTTACAAGACGCCCTGATGGAAATTACAACCTTTCAGGCTGTACCACCAAAGAAGTAATTTTCATGCTCCATTGCAATGTAGCATTCACTCTTTCATTAAAGGAAAGTTAAAGTCGGTTGTAGATACTTGAAGTTTGATCACTACTTTGTTAAAAGCAAGTTACAGGGACAGGGGTAGCCTAgggaagggagatttagatttaCAATCATCACAGGCATCTCAGGCTCTTATCTGGTTTGTAATCTGACATTATTCCTACGTCAGGTTTTCCAGAGGTAGTCTTCACTgagggaggaaaagagaaagcaaatccTTTTCCTCCCCAAATTAAGCCTCTTTGGGGACCCAGATTCTAGTAATGCTGATTTTAGAGTTTGAAAggccttcctttctctctgttgtAAATGCTTTTAAGTCTTTCGAGATGAAAGGTGTCATGAAAAGGTAAGATGAGAAGTACTGTGCTAGAGGCTCACCGTGGATAAGTGATGCTGGAAAAAAACTGAAGCGATTGCCTGTGTGTGATCATGTACTGGGTACAAAACAGCATGTACCACGAGTCAGGTAACGTCGTGTAGTGCAATTGAGGAGTACTAAATCGGAGCCTTCGGAGACTCCAGCTCATATTAGTGACTGTCTGTACAAGTAGTGTCCAAATTTAACTGTGGATGAACCTCTTAGGGAATAAAACCCTGTTTCTCGaagatacacccattcaataccatgttctttggcccaagtgtctataaggttgtttcggaagtgagtcccattgtctgattctattctttctggggtgccatgtcgccataggacttgcttttcaaggcccaggatggtgttccgggcagtggcatgaggcacaggatatgtttccagccatccggtggttgcttccaccattgtaagtacgtggcgcttgccattgcgagtttgagggagtgtgatgtaatcaatctgccaggcctctccatatttatatttcagccatcgtcctccataccaaagaggctttgaccgtttggcttgcttgattgcagcacatgtttcacagtcatgaataacctgtgctatagcatccatggtcaagtccacccctcgatcacgagcccatctgtatgttgcgtctctaccttgatggcctgaggtgtcatgggcccatcgggctataaataattcacctttatgctgccaatccaagtccacctgagctacttcaatcttagcagcctgatccacctgctggttgttttgatgttcttcagtagcccgatttttgggcacatgagcatctacgtggcgtactttcacagccaggttctctacccgagcagcaatatcttgccacaatgcagcagcccagatgggtttgcccctacgctgccagttgttttgcttccattgctgtaaccatccccacagggcatttgctaccatccatgaatcggtgtagagatagagaactggccatttttctcgttcagcaatgtctaaagccagctgaatggctttcacttctgcaaactgactcgattcaccttctccctcagcagcttctgcaactcgtcgcgtaggactccatacagcagccttccatctccgatgcttccccacaatacgacaggacccatcagtgaacagggcatatttcttttcattctctggtaactggttgtacagtggggcttcttcagcacgacccacctcctcctctgatgatatcccaaagtatttgccttctggccagtccatgatcacttccaatattcctgggcgactggggtttcctattcgagcccgctgagtaatcaatgcaacccacttgctccatgtagcatcagttgcatgatgcgtagaggggacccttcccttgaacatccagcctagtaccggcaatcggggtgctaggaggagctgagcttcagtaccgaccacctccgaagcagatcgaactccttcatatgctgccaatatctccttttcagttggagtatagcgggcctcagatcctctgtatccccgactccaaaaccccaggggccgacctcgagtttccccaggttctttctgccagaggctccaggtggggccgttctccccggctgcagtgtagagcacgttctttacatctggtcctgttcgaactggcccaagggctactgcatggactatttcctgcttgatttgttcaaaggcttgtcgttgttcagggccccattcaaactcattcttcttacgggttacttggtagagcgggtttacaatcagactgtaatttgggatgtgcattctccaaaaccccacaacacctaggaaagtctgtgtttcttttttgttagttggtggagacatagctgttattttgttgatcacatccattgggatttgacgacgtccatcttgccattttattcctaaaaactggatctctcgtgcaggtcctttgactttattctgttttatggcaaaaccggctttcagaaggatttggactattttcttccctttctcgaaaacttcctctgctgtgtcaccccacacaataatgtcatcgatgtactgcaggtgttcaggagcttccccctgctctagcgcagactggatcagcccatggcaaatggtagggctgtgtttccacccctggggcagcctattccaagtatattggactcccctccaagtgaaggcaaattgtggcctgcactctgctgctagagggatggagaaaaatgcattagcgatatcaattgtggcgtaccacttggctgccctcgattcaagttcatactgaagttccagcatgtccggcactgcagcactcagtggtggcgtgacttcgttcaggccacgatagtccactgttagtctccactcgccattagactttcgcactggccatatggggctattgaaaggtgaatgggtcttactgatcactccttggctctccaattgacgaattagcttatggatgggaatcagggagtctcggttagtgcgatattgccgccggtgcacagttgtggtagcgattggcacttgctgttcttcgaccctcagcaaccccacaacagaggggtcctctgagagaccaggcaaggtagataattgtttaatgccct is part of the Anas platyrhynchos isolate ZD024472 breed Pekin duck chromosome 5, IASCAAS_PekinDuck_T2T, whole genome shotgun sequence genome and harbors:
- the ALKBH3 gene encoding alpha-ketoglutarate-dependent dioxygenase alkB homolog 3 isoform X3 encodes the protein MADRRRRARVQGAWAGGAAGTAAAPKAPVASNVSPAGTTGQAWMQKGQLHPQKQFVFEKPSEVERKVPEAGVIDKPGVYELSTGPSGVSRIHLIPAFIDSEQADWMFEQLLQDIPWGQRTHIRQEMSFEEPRLTSWYGELPYTYSRITMQPNPNWHPLLTMLKERIEEFSGYAFNSLLCNLYRNEKDSVDWHSDDEPSLGKNPIIASLSFGATRTFEMRKKPSPGQLALLLLVSLTRPQELERLQELEQLQEPEL